TTCGGAAAACTTCGCAAATGTCAACAACGTCCATCGCTCCAGCCACTACTTTCGAGACCTCACACTCCCAATCTGCTGTTGAGGTTCTATCCATTCTGGGTAGCGATGCGCGGTTAGGGCTTACCGAAAGCGAGGTGAAACAGCGGCAAGACATATATGGCCCGAACGCGCTGACCGACAGGCCAGCGGTACCTCTCTGGCGGCAGTTCGTGGCACAGTTGCAAGAGATCGTGGTGGGACTTCTCTTGGTAGCCGCGGTCATTGCAGCACTACTTGGCGAGTGGATCGATACCGGGGCGATACTGGCAATTGTGGTGTTGAACTCGGTGCTGGGGGTTTTTCAACAACGCAAGGCAGAGCGTGCTCTCGGCGCGTTGCAAAAGCTATCCGCGCCAACGGCGAAAGTGTTCCGCGACGGTCAACTTTGCAACGTGGCTGCGCGTGACCTAGTCCCCGGCGATCGCATCGAAGTGGAAGCGGGGGATCATGTTCCGGCAGATGCCCGGCTCGTGGATGGATTCGGTTTGCAATCATCGGAAGCAGCACTAACGGGCGAGTCGACGCCTATCGACAAAGATCCTTCCGCAGTTCTAGCCCCGGAGACACCGCTTGGTGACCGTCGCAACATGCTTTTTCAAGGATCGGTGATCGCTACTGGGAAGGCCGGAGCGGTGGTGGTAGCGACGGGTATGGAGACGGAACTCGGTCGCATCGCTCAACTGCTCGCACGACAGAACACGGAACAGACTCCGCTGCAAAGGAGACTAGCTGCACTCGGCCGTGGGCTGGTGCTGCTCTGTGTGGCGCTGGTCGGCATCATCTTCGCATTACAACTGGCACGAGGCGGCCAGTTTTTGGAGACGCTGCATCTAGCGGTCAGCTTAGCGGTGGCTGCCATACCAGAAGGTCTTCCGGCGGCGGTAACGATTACGCTGGCGGTGGGGCTGGAACGCTTGGTGCGTCGCAATGCAATTATCCGCAAACTGGCGAGCGTAGAAACTCTCGGTTCTGTAAATGTCATTTGTTCGGACAAGACGGGAACGCTTACTCGCAATGAAATGACAGTCCGCGAGGTTCATACATCGGCCACTGGCTATGCTGTTTCGGGAGCCGGTTACGGTCCAACTGGCGAATTTAGCTCTTTGCGAACAGCGCGGTCGATCGCTCCCGAAAACCAACCTGACTTGCTGCGAGCCTTGGAAGTGGCGGCTTGGTGCAATCACGCCCGCGTTGTGCCGGCTTCCGATGCCAGTGATCGCTGGCATGTGGTTGGCGACCCGACCGAGGCGGCGCTCGTCGTTTTGGCTCGGAAAGCGGGTCTGGAATCGTCCAGTCGAGGAGAGCTACTCCACGAAATCCCTTTTGATTCCGACCGCAAGGCGATGTCAGTTGTTGTCGCTCCGCCCAATCGCCCTCGGTTGATCTGCCTGAAAGGTGCTCCGGAAGTCGTTCTCGACAAATGCATCGAGATTCAGCGAAACGGACAAACCGCTCCATTCACTGCGGCTGATCGTCGACAATTGCTCGAGATCGCCGACGAAATGGCAGCCCGAGCGTTGCGTGTACTGGCGGTCGCTTATCGCGAAGACGTGGATGCGACCAAAGGTGTAGAAGTAGAACGTGACTTAGTGTTTGCCGGCTTCGTCGGCATGATTGACCCGCCGCGGGATGAGGTGCGCGTCGCCGTCGCTCATTGTCGCTCCGCCGGCATCCGCCCGATCATGATCACAGGCGATCATCCTTCCACGGCGTTGGCCATCGCGCGGGAGCTTGGCATCGCACGCGAAGACCAGAAGGCGATCACCGGGCGCGAGCTGGATCAATTGTCGGATGATCGACTGGCAGCCCAGCTTGCAAAAGTCGCGGTGTTTGCCCGCGTGACTGCGGAGCATAAGCTGAGACTTGTCCGGCTGCTCCGGTCGCAAGGAAATATAGTGGCCATGACCGGTGACGGCGTCAACGATGCGCCCGCGGTAAAGGCGTCGGATATCGGGATCGCGATGGGAATGACAGGGACGGACGTGACTAAAGAGGCCTCTACAATGGTCTTGGCTGACGACAATTTCGCCACCATTGTCAATGCGGTGGAGGAAGGTCGAGGCATTTTTGACAACATTCAGAAGTTCATTCATTACCTCTTGGCCGGCAACGCGGGCAAGATCATCTTTATGTTCGTCGCCGCCGTGTTGGGCTGGCCCAACCCGCTGTTGGCCGTGCAGTTGCTCTGGTTGAATCTTGTTACCGATGGGTTGCCTGCGCTGGGTCTGGGCGTGGAACCGCCCGAACGCGGCACCATGGATCATCAACCTCGCGCTGCATCCGCTCCCCTCATCGACTGGAGGCAAGGACTATTGCTCCTCGCGCATGGCGGACTCTCCGCCCTGTCCGCTTTGGCGGGTTTTTGGATTGTCTATCAGGGAGACGCCGCCAAACTAGCCGACTCGCGGGTGGTTGCTTTCTGCATCCTCGCCTTCGCGCAATTAAGCTACTCGCTGTCGTGCCGCAGTTGGCACGTACCGCTCCTGACGCTGGGTTTCGCGTCAAACCCGACGCTGCTGGCGGCGATCGGCGTCTCTTTCGTGCTGCAAATCGGTATCGTTCTCGTTCCCTTTCTACATCCCGTGTTCGGCATTGAGGCCTATCCAACGGGGAGCGAGTGGCTGGTAATCGTAGGTTTGTCCTGTGTGCCGATGTTTTGTGTCGAATTGTCGAAACTATTTTTTGGCCGCCGCGATGCTGGGCACGAGAAGCGGATGGAACTCACGAGATCTCGGTCCCTTCCCACGCCTGAAGAGGGAGGAATCCCGAACGATGAACAACCGGAGACCGTTGCGAACGAGATGGCAAAGAACTCTTCATTTTGATTCCTTCAAATTAGATACCAATTTCAGTGTGAGCAATGCTCATTCTAGGCGTAGAAGACGAGAGGCGATCTTGAGTAACCTGGAGCGTTATTGCCCACAATGCAGGAGGATCGTTTTCGCAACTGTTGTTGATCACGCTTGCCCAGGTTGTGGCCGGCCAATATCAGGCGAGCACTCCGCACCAACCTTGGACCTGACTGATCTATCTTCAATTGGCGACTGTGTAGCTCGCATGCCTGGCGCCGAGGGGTTCCCCGAACGTTTACTTGGCCGAAGCATCGGACTTTACGATATCGAATCGCTCTTGGGGAAAGGGGGCATGGCTTGGGTGTTTCTGGCCCGGCACAACACTTTGCACCGTCCCTGTGCGATTAAGGTGCTTTGCCCAGAACTTCTAGGTCGCCAAGCCGATTCGTTGGACTTGTTCATGGCGGAAGCCCGTGCCGCCGCATCCCTGGTGCACCCCCACATCGTCGCGATCCACAATGTGGGCGAGTTGGAATCACACCACTTCATCGAGATGGAATACGTACCAGGCTGCTCGTTGGAGCAACTCATTTCAGAACAATCTTCACTGCCGCTCATGGAAGTGACCAGGTATTTCCTGCAATCCTGTTCGGCCTTGGCTGCTGCGCACCGCCAGGGTCTGGCGCATCGTGATTTTAAGCCCGCCAATATTTTGGTACGGTCGGATGGGACCGCAAAGCTTGCCGACTTTGGTCTCGCTAAGAAGCTTTCCAGAGAACCTGCGACGCGAGACGGCAGTTTGACGGGTACGCCCCAATTCATGGCACCAGAACTTTTCAAAGGGGAGCACGCCAACCAGCAGAGCGATGTTTATGCGGTCGGCGTTTCTTACTTCTACGCCTTAACGGGCCGTTTTCCATTTATCCACGAAACGATTGCGGGACTGGCCCAATCGCATGCCGATCAACCGATTCCAGATCCACGATTATTTCGCAAAGACATTCCCGCAGAGGTGGTGGCGATAACCGCCCAGTGCCTAGCCAAGAACCCGCAGGATCGGTTCCAAGACAGTGTTGCCCTGTTGAGCGAAATGCAGCGAGTGTTCAGTGGAATGCGCGACTTTCCCACTCTTGTTACCAAGGCGCTGGCCGAACTAAGCGTGGATTTTACGTCCAGTGACCGCCTCATCGTGGCAACGATGCGACTCGCGGAGGGCCGCAGCCAACGCGTCCACATCGAAGTCTGTCCCGCACAGTTGGGCGAGTCGCGATTGATTCGCATTTACAGTGTTTGCGCGCCGATCGACGAGACCTATTTCCGGCGCGCATTGGAGTTCAATGCCACGATGCCGCATGGATCACTAGCGATTCAGGACATCGACGGCGAGCCCCATTTTGTGATGCTCAACAGCTATTTGCAGGCCACTTGCGAGCCGGAAGACATTCGCCGCAGTGTTCAGGAAGTTGCTCGGTGGGCTGATGATGTGGAGCAGATGTTGACCGGCAGAGATGACCGTTAGCTGTGGCTGTGGTGCATCGCGAATGCCGTGAGTTTTCCGGTCGTGCCGGCCGTGGAACTACACAAGTGATGGTAGGCAAAGCGAACAAGTCCATGCGCGACTTGAACTATGAAACGCTAAAGGAGAAAGACCATGACTAACGAAAATCCTAAAGACGAAACGAACCGACCCAGTTCGGTGGATTTCTCCCGTTCCGCCCCAAATGCGACCGTAACGCTGTTCAAAGAACAGGGATGCGAAGCTGTGTGCCCGTCGAACCGGCAACCGTCGGTGCAACAATCTATGGCAGGTGCCGCGGTGACTCATCAAACGCCCGAACCCGAAAGTCTGATCCATGAACTCAGCGCGATCCGCCAGCAAATTGTAAACGACGGTCGAATAGTGCAGCGCGCGGCGGTTGAAAAGTGTGGCGCTGAGGTGGGGAAGGGTCTCAGTCTAAATCAGGGTGTTGGGGCATTCCAGTAAGAATCCTTCCTCCTCCGGAGGAGGAAGGATTGCGACGGTTGTAACGACGGCTAGGATTCTGCCGTTTCATCGGCGGGTGACAAGGATGAGGTCGCCGGTTTCGGGCGCGATCCTTTGCGGCGGCGCCGCGCGTCTTGCAAGCGATAACTTTCGCCGGTCGATTCGAGGATGTGGCAGCGGTGTGTCAGCCGATCGAGCACGGCGCCGGTCAGGCGCTCGCTGCCCAGGACTTCGGTCCATTGCTCGAACGGCAGATTGGTGGTCACGATCAACGATTGGCGTTCGTAAGCGCTACTGATGACCTCGAAGAGCAACTCCGCGCCCAGCTTACTGGCGGGGACGTAACCCAGCTCATCGAGGATCAGCAGATCGAACTTGGCTAGTGACGACTTCATCCGCAGCAGCGTCCGTTCTTCTCGGGCTTCCATAAGTTGCGTGATCAGTTCCGTCACGCGGCAGAAGCGGACCCGTTTGCCCCGCTGACAGGCGGCAATGCCAAGCGCGATGGCCAGGTGCGTCTTCCCCGTGCCCGGATGCCCGAGAAAGATCACCGACTCGCGGCGTTCCACGAACTCGCACCGCAGTAGTTCTGCCACCAGCACGCGATTGAGCGAGGGCTGGGCGGCGAAGTCGAAATCACCAGGCGATTTCAGGTTGGGAAAGCGCGCTGACTTGAGCCGCCGCTCGCTGGCACGCTTCTCACGGTTGAGTAACTCCAGCTCACACAGTTGCAGCAGAAAGCCCAGATGATCGACGTTCTCCGTCGCACACCGCTGGGCCGTTTTCTCGCAGCCCTCCAGGAACGACGGCAACCGTAGGGCCTTCAAGTGATGCTTGAGCAGCACCGTGCTTTTGGTTTCGAGAGATTTCATAACACACCTCCCGTCGTCAGCGCGCAGGTCAGTTCACGGTAAGACAGGAGATTGGGAGGAGGGATCGAGTGCGACTGCAGATGCGGATGATTGTCCAGCCGAAACCACCGCGTCGGCTCTTCCAGTCCCTGCTGCACGAGCAGCCGAATCGCATCGACGGCCAGAACGTCGATCTCCAGTGCCCGCTCAATCGCCGCAGTTAATGCAGCCAGCGAGATAGTCTCCAGCAGCCGCAAGGTTTTGATGAACTCCCGGCGGCCGTGTGCGCCGCCATCTGCTTCCAGACGCCGCCGGAGGAGATCGAAACAGTCCGGCAAGCCCCAGTTTTCCAGGGGTTTCGCGAAGTCCAAGCCCCCTGGCTTCCGCTCCAAGAGTGCCAGGTAATGCAGCGGGTTGTAATGGACCTGCTCCTTCGACCAGTCGCGTGGATGCTGGGCAACCAACTTGTCGTTAACGACCAGCCGAACTTCCTCCAGGCCGCCAATTGCGGTCACTTTCTGATGAGCATACTGCGTCGGCACCGAGTAATCGTTGCCGTCGAAGCGAACCAAGGAAAGAGAGTTGGCCTGGGCCGGTTCGACTCGCCGCGCTTCAAAGCCCGACTTCGGCAGCGGCAACAACGCAGCCTGCTCCTCTGCCAACAACGTGGCTTTGTTCGCCGGTTGTCCGCGTAACTGGCGTTCCAGATCTTCACAGCACTGCCGCTCGAGTTCGGCATTCAGCACTTCCAGGCTGCCGGTCCGTGGTACCGGCACCAGGAAGTTCCGCCGCGCGAAACCGATGAGGTTCTCCGTATGCCCCTTCTCCATCGGCCGTCGCACCAGGCAGAAGTGATGCTCAAACAGATAATGACTCTGCAGCCGTAGGAACTCACGCGTCGGCGTGTCACCCCGTTTCCCCACGAACCGGGCCACAGCAATCCGGCTGTTGTCGTAGCTGATCCGGCGGGGCACGCCGCCGAAGAACTCAAAGGCCCGCTGATGGCCCGCTTGAAACGTCTCGGTGCATTCGCGAGGAAAGACCTGCACGAAGAACGCGTCGCTGTACGGCAACGACATGACGCAGTACGCGACTTTCGTCGGCATGCCTTGCAGCACCACCTCCGCTTCGCCGAAGTCGAACTGGGCTTCGCCCGGTTGATGCGACAAGGGTAAGAACACCTCCGCCGTGGTCGTTCGCCACTCCCGCACGACCTCGCCGACCACCGTGATCCCGCCGGTGTAGCCATGCTCGGCACGCAGGCGGTCGAAGATCCGTTTAGTGGTGTGGCGCTGCTTGCGGGGCGCCGTTTTGTCCTGCTCCAGGATCTCGTGGATGATCGGCAGGAACGGATCGAGTTTGGGCCGCTCCCGGGGCAGACGTTGTCGATAACCGGGCGGCTCAGGGTGCTGCAGGATCTTTTCGAGGGTCTGCCAGTGAAGGGAAAATTCCCTGCAAACCGCTCGTTTGGATTTCTTCTCGGTCAGGACAAGACGACGGATTTCGGTCCAGTTATGCATATCTCGCAGCATGGGCTACGCTCGCGGATCGTAAGGCTTGAGACGCTGGGAAGCCTCAAATCTGCCTTACGGATTCTCACGAGCAGGGCTAGCGCTGCACTTTTCGACCGACCATCGGCTCCGCCGCGCGCTGCACTATTCGACCGTCGTTTACACAAATGCTCGATCTGGAGGCACTGGGGCTTCAGAAAGCTGCACGCATTCATTCGGCGTACCTACAGAGTGCACGCAACTTATTTCACTACCTTGCACTGCGACGTCGTGAAATGCGTCCCATTCAGGAACGACTTTCCGCCCTTGGGCTTTCGTCGCTGGGACGAACGGAGTCGCACGTACTGACCAGCGTCAACAAGGTGCTGGAGGCCTTGCATCGATTAGCTCAGATACCCGTGCCTGAGTGCAAAGCCCCGGCCCCGATCAACGGCTTCGAAGAGGGTAGGATGCTGCTGAAGCAGCACACCGAAGCCCTGCTAGGACCTCCGCCAGCGAAGCGAAATGCTCGAATCATGGTGACCATGCCGACTGAAGCGGCCGACGATCCTAGGCTAGTCGAGCAATTGTTGGCAAACGGCATGGACTGCATGCGAATCAACTGTGCCCA
Above is a window of Anatilimnocola aggregata DNA encoding:
- a CDS encoding cation-translocating P-type ATPase is translated as MSTTSIAPATTFETSHSQSAVEVLSILGSDARLGLTESEVKQRQDIYGPNALTDRPAVPLWRQFVAQLQEIVVGLLLVAAVIAALLGEWIDTGAILAIVVLNSVLGVFQQRKAERALGALQKLSAPTAKVFRDGQLCNVAARDLVPGDRIEVEAGDHVPADARLVDGFGLQSSEAALTGESTPIDKDPSAVLAPETPLGDRRNMLFQGSVIATGKAGAVVVATGMETELGRIAQLLARQNTEQTPLQRRLAALGRGLVLLCVALVGIIFALQLARGGQFLETLHLAVSLAVAAIPEGLPAAVTITLAVGLERLVRRNAIIRKLASVETLGSVNVICSDKTGTLTRNEMTVREVHTSATGYAVSGAGYGPTGEFSSLRTARSIAPENQPDLLRALEVAAWCNHARVVPASDASDRWHVVGDPTEAALVVLARKAGLESSSRGELLHEIPFDSDRKAMSVVVAPPNRPRLICLKGAPEVVLDKCIEIQRNGQTAPFTAADRRQLLEIADEMAARALRVLAVAYREDVDATKGVEVERDLVFAGFVGMIDPPRDEVRVAVAHCRSAGIRPIMITGDHPSTALAIARELGIAREDQKAITGRELDQLSDDRLAAQLAKVAVFARVTAEHKLRLVRLLRSQGNIVAMTGDGVNDAPAVKASDIGIAMGMTGTDVTKEASTMVLADDNFATIVNAVEEGRGIFDNIQKFIHYLLAGNAGKIIFMFVAAVLGWPNPLLAVQLLWLNLVTDGLPALGLGVEPPERGTMDHQPRAASAPLIDWRQGLLLLAHGGLSALSALAGFWIVYQGDAAKLADSRVVAFCILAFAQLSYSLSCRSWHVPLLTLGFASNPTLLAAIGVSFVLQIGIVLVPFLHPVFGIEAYPTGSEWLVIVGLSCVPMFCVELSKLFFGRRDAGHEKRMELTRSRSLPTPEEGGIPNDEQPETVANEMAKNSSF
- a CDS encoding serine/threonine-protein kinase — encoded protein: MPGAEGFPERLLGRSIGLYDIESLLGKGGMAWVFLARHNTLHRPCAIKVLCPELLGRQADSLDLFMAEARAAASLVHPHIVAIHNVGELESHHFIEMEYVPGCSLEQLISEQSSLPLMEVTRYFLQSCSALAAAHRQGLAHRDFKPANILVRSDGTAKLADFGLAKKLSREPATRDGSLTGTPQFMAPELFKGEHANQQSDVYAVGVSYFYALTGRFPFIHETIAGLAQSHADQPIPDPRLFRKDIPAEVVAITAQCLAKNPQDRFQDSVALLSEMQRVFSGMRDFPTLVTKALAELSVDFTSSDRLIVATMRLAEGRSQRVHIEVCPAQLGESRLIRIYSVCAPIDETYFRRALEFNATMPHGSLAIQDIDGEPHFVMLNSYLQATCEPEDIRRSVQEVARWADDVEQMLTGRDDR
- the istA gene encoding IS21 family transposase, encoding MLRDMHNWTEIRRLVLTEKKSKRAVCREFSLHWQTLEKILQHPEPPGYRQRLPRERPKLDPFLPIIHEILEQDKTAPRKQRHTTKRIFDRLRAEHGYTGGITVVGEVVREWRTTTAEVFLPLSHQPGEAQFDFGEAEVVLQGMPTKVAYCVMSLPYSDAFFVQVFPRECTETFQAGHQRAFEFFGGVPRRISYDNSRIAVARFVGKRGDTPTREFLRLQSHYLFEHHFCLVRRPMEKGHTENLIGFARRNFLVPVPRTGSLEVLNAELERQCCEDLERQLRGQPANKATLLAEEQAALLPLPKSGFEARRVEPAQANSLSLVRFDGNDYSVPTQYAHQKVTAIGGLEEVRLVVNDKLVAQHPRDWSKEQVHYNPLHYLALLERKPGGLDFAKPLENWGLPDCFDLLRRRLEADGGAHGRREFIKTLRLLETISLAALTAAIERALEIDVLAVDAIRLLVQQGLEEPTRWFRLDNHPHLQSHSIPPPNLLSYRELTCALTTGGVL
- the istB gene encoding IS21-like element helper ATPase IstB, whose protein sequence is MKSLETKSTVLLKHHLKALRLPSFLEGCEKTAQRCATENVDHLGFLLQLCELELLNREKRASERRLKSARFPNLKSPGDFDFAAQPSLNRVLVAELLRCEFVERRESVIFLGHPGTGKTHLAIALGIAACQRGKRVRFCRVTELITQLMEAREERTLLRMKSSLAKFDLLILDELGYVPASKLGAELLFEVISSAYERQSLIVTTNLPFEQWTEVLGSERLTGAVLDRLTHRCHILESTGESYRLQDARRRRKGSRPKPATSSLSPADETAES